One genomic window of Paenibacillus xylanilyticus includes the following:
- a CDS encoding RidA family protein, with amino-acid sequence MIAARLNELGIILPEASAPAAKYANAVIVNGLMYVSGKGPDTLERGKLGEDFTTEQGYEFARNAGIQVLAVVQDVLGSLDLVKRVVKVQGFVNASASYQEHHKVLNGFSDLMMDVFEEKGVHARSVFGAVSVRDNLPLIVDSIFQVEE; translated from the coding sequence ATGATAGCAGCGAGATTGAATGAACTGGGGATTATTTTGCCTGAGGCAAGTGCTCCGGCTGCAAAGTATGCTAATGCGGTTATAGTAAATGGATTAATGTATGTATCAGGGAAAGGTCCGGATACGTTGGAGCGTGGCAAATTGGGAGAGGACTTCACGACCGAACAGGGATATGAATTTGCCCGAAATGCCGGGATTCAGGTGCTCGCTGTAGTCCAGGATGTGCTGGGTTCACTGGACCTGGTGAAACGTGTGGTCAAAGTTCAGGGTTTTGTTAACGCATCGGCTTCTTATCAGGAACATCACAAGGTGTTGAACGGGTTTTCAGATTTAATGATGGATGTATTTGAGGAAAAGGGCGTGCATGCACGTTCGGTTTTTGGAGCTGTTTCCGTCCGGGATAACCTCCCCCTTATTGTGGATTCGATATTCCAAGTAGAGGAGTAG
- a CDS encoding AraC family transcriptional regulator, translating into MSQPFRAVYHDSTGHLDIEYDRRVGYYSMTADHLHDHYELYYLLKGERIYFIKDRSYHVKAGDFVFVDRNAVHKTLESGRPDHERIVLYLKQELFEEMSIAPALMEGLKEPFEWEVPMLRLPSPISETAERIIQEMIDEMIQPKAGSSLLLRHRSIELLLLAYRNQEQGRVYPVESEPVLHPKTQAVVRFLNDNYRNPLTLPEVAAEFRISPHYLSRLFKQTTGFTFIDYLNLLRVKEAQRLLRESEDSITEIAWRAGFSNFSHFGKVFKRTVQMSPRTYRQGDGKSRPS; encoded by the coding sequence ATGTCACAGCCGTTTCGAGCGGTTTACCACGATTCCACCGGACATCTGGATATTGAATATGATCGCAGGGTGGGCTATTATTCCATGACCGCGGATCATCTCCACGATCATTATGAGCTCTATTATCTCCTGAAGGGGGAACGCATCTATTTTATTAAAGACCGTTCCTACCATGTCAAAGCCGGGGATTTTGTATTTGTTGACCGGAATGCTGTACATAAAACCCTGGAAAGCGGAAGGCCTGATCATGAACGAATTGTACTGTATCTGAAGCAGGAGCTTTTTGAAGAAATGAGTATTGCCCCTGCGTTGATGGAGGGGTTAAAAGAGCCCTTTGAATGGGAAGTTCCGATGTTAAGACTTCCATCACCTATTAGCGAAACGGCAGAACGGATCATTCAAGAAATGATTGATGAGATGATTCAGCCTAAGGCTGGGAGCAGCCTGCTGCTCCGCCACCGCTCCATTGAATTGCTGCTTCTCGCATATCGCAATCAGGAGCAGGGGAGGGTATATCCTGTCGAGAGCGAGCCGGTCCTTCATCCGAAGACGCAAGCCGTTGTTCGCTTCCTGAATGATAATTATCGGAACCCTCTAACGCTGCCAGAAGTTGCGGCAGAATTTCGAATTAGTCCACATTACCTCAGTCGGTTATTTAAACAAACCACGGGTTTTACTTTCATTGATTATTTGAATTTGCTACGCGTGAAGGAAGCGCAGCGGCTGCTGCGCGAGAGCGAGGACTCCATTACGGAGATCGCCTGGCGGGCAGGCTTCAGCAACTTTTCTCATTTTGGCAAAGTGTTCAAGCGAACCGTACAGATGTCTCCACGAACATACAGGCAGGGGGATGGGAAGTCGCGTCCTTCATAA
- a CDS encoding glycosyl hydrolase, translating into MNAPLFRDPIFDGAADPVVVWNRAEQTWWIIYTNRRATAGGPKFAWVHGTDLGVASSSDEGQTWTYRGTLTGLEHEWGHNTFWAPEIFWHDNTYHMYVSYIQGVPHDWPNHDRHILHYTSPDLLTWTYHGKLELSSNRVIDACIYPLPDGRFRMWYKDEANGSHTYAADSTDLYHWDVIGPVITGRAHEGPNVFRFHNTYWMIVDEWRGQAVYQSDDLENWVWNSMILDQPGTREDDGVIGLHADVVVQDDTAYIFYFTHPDRIEGVDHASEPARRSSIQAARLDVVNGVMVCNRDEELQLKLRPETDASPISV; encoded by the coding sequence TTGAATGCACCCTTATTCCGTGACCCCATCTTCGATGGAGCCGCTGATCCGGTCGTGGTATGGAACCGCGCTGAACAGACCTGGTGGATAATCTACACCAACCGCAGAGCTACCGCAGGAGGACCGAAATTCGCCTGGGTTCATGGCACGGATCTCGGCGTTGCCTCATCCTCCGATGAAGGGCAGACGTGGACCTATCGTGGTACGTTAACTGGTTTGGAGCATGAATGGGGACATAATACGTTCTGGGCGCCGGAAATTTTCTGGCATGATAACACATATCACATGTATGTCAGTTATATTCAAGGCGTGCCCCATGACTGGCCGAATCATGACCGCCACATTTTGCATTACACAAGCCCGGATCTGCTGACCTGGACTTATCATGGCAAACTGGAGCTCAGCTCGAACCGTGTCATTGATGCCTGTATATATCCGCTGCCGGATGGGCGGTTTCGGATGTGGTACAAAGATGAGGCAAATGGATCGCATACCTATGCTGCAGACAGCACGGATCTTTACCACTGGGATGTTATCGGTCCCGTCATTACAGGTCGCGCCCACGAAGGACCCAACGTTTTCCGCTTTCATAACACCTACTGGATGATTGTGGATGAATGGAGAGGACAGGCTGTATACCAATCGGATGATCTGGAGAATTGGGTATGGAACAGCATGATTCTCGACCAGCCGGGGACACGTGAAGACGATGGCGTTATCGGTTTGCATGCAGATGTAGTGGTCCAGGATGATACAGCTTATATTTTCTACTTCACCCATCCCGATCGCATTGAAGGAGTAGATCATGCCAGTGAGCCTGCTCGTCGTTCCTCCATTCAAGCTGCACGCCTGGATGTGGTGAATGGGGTGATGGTCTGTAATCGGGATGAAGAACTGCAATTGAAGCTCCGTCCGGAGACAGATGCGAGTCCTATTTCGGTTTGA